The following are encoded together in the Paracoccus sediminicola genome:
- a CDS encoding DNA-processing protein DprA, translating into MHAELRTREALGPLGPVEEKNAPDVLYTAGDTSLLTEGSRVAIVGSRKATPDGIKRAKAVTRALVQQGIIVVSGLAEGIDAVAHRTAIEEGGRTIAVLGTPLSKAYPAKNAGLLEEIKRDHLAISQFPEGYPGRGENFPRRNRTMALICDATIVIEASEKSGTRHQGWEAIRLGRDLYLLENVATNPNLTWPKQLIEYGAQILRREDLPDILLDIPNYTAGGVRAFEL; encoded by the coding sequence ATGCACGCAGAGCTGAGAACGAGAGAAGCCCTTGGGCCGTTAGGTCCGGTCGAAGAGAAAAATGCCCCGGACGTGTTGTACACGGCGGGGGATACGTCGCTTCTGACCGAAGGCTCGCGCGTGGCGATTGTCGGCTCCCGCAAAGCAACCCCGGACGGCATCAAGCGTGCGAAGGCAGTCACACGGGCTTTGGTTCAGCAAGGCATCATCGTGGTGAGCGGCCTGGCCGAAGGGATCGACGCGGTGGCGCACCGCACGGCTATTGAAGAGGGTGGGCGCACCATTGCCGTGCTCGGCACGCCGCTCTCAAAAGCATATCCGGCCAAGAACGCGGGCCTTCTCGAAGAGATCAAGCGCGACCACCTGGCGATTTCACAGTTTCCGGAAGGTTATCCAGGCCGGGGTGAGAACTTTCCGCGCCGCAACCGGACGATGGCGCTCATCTGCGATGCGACGATCGTGATCGAGGCGAGCGAGAAGAGCGGAACGCGCCACCAGGGTTGGGAAGCGATCCGGCTCGGCCGCGACCTCTACCTTCTTGAGAATGTTGCCACCAATCCGAACCTGACCTGGCCGAAGCAACTCATCGAGTACGGTGCACAAATCCTGCGCCGCGAAGACCTACCGGATATCCTGCTCGATATCCCGAACTACACAGCCGGGGGTGTGCGTGCCTTTGAGCTATGA